From the genome of Streptomyces sp. NBC_00659, one region includes:
- a CDS encoding Tex family protein, translated as MTTPLVGSIEGRIAEELGVRERQVKAAVDLLDGGSTVPFIARYRKEATEMLDDAQLRTLEERLRYLRELEDRRAAILDSVREQGKLSTELEAQIRAAETKARLEDIYLPFKPKRRTKAQIAREAGLEPLAEGLLGDPSVDPFAAAAAFVDADKGVADPQAALDGARSILTERFSEDADLIGELRERMWVRGRLAAKVREGKEEAGAKFADYFDFAEPFKALPSHRILAMLRGEKEDVLDLVLEPEEPAEGPSSYEGIVAHRFGIADRGRPGDKWLTDTARWAWRTRILVHLGIDMRLRLRTAAEDEAVNVFAANLRDLLLAAPAGTRATLGLDPGFRTGVKVAVVDATGKVVATDVIYPHVPANKWDEAIAKLARLSKEHAVDLIAIGNGTASRETDKLAGELITKHPELKLTKVMVSEAGASVYSASAFASQELPDMDVSLRGAVSIARRLQDPLAELVKIDPKSIGVGQYQHDLSEVKLSRSLDAVVEDCVNGVGVDVNTASAPLLARVSGITSGLAENIVAHRDANGPFTSRTALKGVARLGPKAYEQCAGFLRIRGGSDPLDASSVHPEAYPVVRRMVKTVGSEVASLVGNTGVLRSLKPADFVDEKFGLPTVTDILKELEKPGRDPRPAFKTATFKDGVEKISDLSSGMVLEGVVTNVAAFGAFIDIGVHQDGLAHVSALSKTFVKDPRDVVKPGDIVKVKVLDIDIPRKRISLTLRLDDEAAAPEAEGGGGRSQRGGRPPQQRGQQPRGQQQRQGRGGGAAGGAGGGSRQAPPPANSAMADALRRAGLTGPERGRS; from the coding sequence GTGACGACACCCCTCGTAGGGTCCATCGAAGGCAGGATCGCCGAAGAACTCGGCGTACGGGAGCGGCAGGTCAAGGCCGCCGTCGACTTGCTCGACGGCGGTTCGACGGTGCCCTTCATCGCCCGCTACCGCAAGGAAGCGACCGAGATGCTCGACGATGCGCAGCTGCGCACCCTCGAGGAGCGGCTGCGCTATCTGCGGGAGCTGGAGGACCGGCGGGCCGCGATCCTCGACTCGGTACGCGAGCAGGGCAAGCTCAGTACCGAGCTGGAGGCGCAGATCAGGGCCGCCGAGACCAAGGCGCGTCTCGAGGACATCTATCTGCCGTTCAAGCCCAAGCGGCGCACCAAGGCGCAGATCGCGCGCGAGGCGGGTCTCGAACCGCTGGCCGAGGGCCTGCTCGGCGACCCGTCGGTCGACCCGTTCGCCGCGGCGGCGGCCTTCGTCGACGCCGACAAGGGCGTCGCCGACCCGCAGGCCGCCCTGGACGGCGCCCGGTCGATCCTCACCGAGCGGTTCTCCGAGGACGCCGACCTGATCGGCGAGCTGCGCGAGCGCATGTGGGTGCGCGGACGGCTCGCCGCCAAGGTGCGCGAGGGCAAGGAGGAGGCGGGCGCCAAGTTCGCCGACTACTTCGACTTCGCCGAGCCCTTCAAGGCGCTGCCCTCGCACCGGATCCTCGCCATGCTGCGCGGCGAGAAGGAGGACGTCCTCGATCTCGTCCTGGAGCCGGAGGAGCCCGCCGAGGGGCCTTCCTCGTACGAGGGGATCGTCGCCCACCGCTTCGGGATCGCCGACCGCGGCCGTCCCGGCGACAAGTGGCTGACGGACACCGCCCGCTGGGCCTGGCGCACGCGCATCCTCGTGCACCTCGGCATCGACATGCGCCTGCGGCTGCGCACCGCCGCCGAGGACGAGGCGGTGAACGTCTTCGCGGCGAACCTGCGGGACCTGCTGCTCGCCGCCCCGGCGGGCACGCGCGCGACGCTGGGCCTGGACCCGGGTTTCCGTACGGGCGTGAAGGTCGCCGTCGTCGACGCGACCGGCAAGGTCGTCGCCACGGACGTGATCTACCCGCACGTCCCGGCCAACAAGTGGGACGAGGCCATCGCCAAGCTCGCCCGGCTCTCCAAAGAGCACGCGGTCGACCTGATCGCGATCGGCAACGGCACGGCCTCCCGCGAGACCGACAAACTCGCCGGTGAGCTGATCACGAAGCACCCGGAGCTGAAGCTCACCAAGGTCATGGTGTCCGAGGCGGGCGCGTCGGTGTACTCTGCGTCCGCGTTCGCCTCGCAGGAGCTGCCCGACATGGACGTGTCGCTGCGCGGCGCCGTCTCCATCGCGCGCCGGCTCCAGGACCCGCTGGCCGAGCTGGTGAAGATCGACCCGAAGTCGATCGGTGTCGGGCAGTACCAGCACGACCTGTCCGAGGTGAAGCTGTCCCGCTCGCTGGACGCGGTGGTCGAGGACTGTGTGAACGGCGTGGGCGTGGACGTGAACACCGCTTCCGCCCCGCTGCTGGCCCGGGTCTCCGGCATCACCTCCGGCCTCGCGGAGAACATCGTGGCGCACCGCGACGCCAACGGACCCTTCACCTCGCGTACGGCCCTCAAGGGCGTGGCCAGGCTCGGTCCCAAGGCCTACGAGCAGTGCGCGGGCTTCCTGCGGATCCGGGGCGGGAGCGACCCGCTGGACGCGTCCAGCGTGCACCCCGAGGCGTACCCCGTGGTGCGGCGGATGGTGAAGACGGTGGGCAGTGAGGTCGCGTCCCTGGTCGGCAACACGGGTGTGCTGCGCTCGCTGAAGCCGGCCGACTTCGTCGACGAGAAGTTCGGTCTGCCGACCGTCACGGACATCCTGAAGGAGCTGGAGAAGCCGGGACGCGACCCGCGGCCCGCCTTCAAGACGGCCACCTTCAAGGACGGTGTGGAGAAGATCTCCGACCTGTCCTCCGGGATGGTCCTGGAGGGGGTCGTCACGAACGTCGCGGCCTTCGGGGCGTTCATCGACATCGGCGTCCACCAGGACGGCCTGGCGCACGTCTCCGCGCTGTCGAAGACGTTCGTGAAGGACCCGCGGGACGTCGTGAAGCCCGGCGACATCGTCAAGGTGAAGGTCCTGGACATCGACATCCCGCGCAAGCGGATCTCGCTGACGCTCCGGCTGGACGACGAGGCGGCGGCTCCGGAGGCCGAGGGCGGCGGCGGCCGGTCCCAGCGGGGCGGACGGCCGCCCCAGCAGCGCGGCCAGCAGCCGCGTGGTCAGCAGCAGCGCCAGGGCCGCGGCGGCGGTGCGGCGGGCGGTGCCGGGGGTGGCTCCCGGCAGGCTCCTCCGCCGGCGAACAGCGCCATGGCCGACGCCCTGCGGCGTGCGGGCCTGACCGGCCCCGAGCGGGGACGGAGCTGA
- a CDS encoding SCO6745 family protein: MTPPLPERAGRRCHNVLNPLHSTHYFSPDLGRELAAVGIENERTAYFAVRAAAMGAVGAGTVTATFFNFRHELVAGHVPAVWRAASPETVLAARLRAVDATLRRLLGEDVVASEEVAEAAKLALRAAEACTRAFRPLYAAHADLPVPEAPHLALWHAATLLREHRGDGHLAALLDAELDPVEALVSHTATGKGMAPRWVLGTRGWSRQDWEAASGRLRERGLLDADGELTPAGAELRRDIEARTDRLDRAPYEHLGAAGVERLTEIAKGLLMTAFAAGAFPEGMTGKG, translated from the coding sequence ATGACCCCTCCACTGCCGGAGCGCGCCGGCCGGCGCTGCCACAACGTCCTCAACCCGCTGCACTCGACGCACTACTTCTCGCCCGATCTGGGCCGTGAGCTGGCCGCGGTCGGCATCGAGAACGAGCGGACCGCGTACTTCGCGGTGCGGGCCGCCGCGATGGGCGCGGTCGGCGCGGGCACGGTGACGGCCACGTTCTTCAACTTCCGGCACGAACTCGTCGCCGGACATGTGCCCGCGGTGTGGCGGGCCGCCTCACCGGAGACGGTGCTCGCGGCACGTCTGCGCGCCGTGGACGCGACGCTCAGGCGGTTGCTCGGCGAGGACGTCGTCGCGTCCGAGGAGGTGGCCGAGGCGGCGAAGCTCGCCCTGCGCGCGGCCGAGGCCTGCACCCGCGCCTTCCGCCCGCTGTACGCCGCTCACGCGGACCTGCCCGTGCCCGAGGCGCCGCACCTGGCGCTCTGGCACGCGGCCACCCTGCTGCGCGAGCACCGGGGCGACGGTCACCTCGCGGCGCTGCTCGACGCCGAGCTCGACCCGGTGGAGGCCCTGGTGAGCCACACCGCGACCGGCAAGGGCATGGCGCCCCGGTGGGTGCTGGGCACACGCGGCTGGTCCCGGCAGGACTGGGAGGCGGCGTCCGGGCGGCTGCGCGAGCGCGGGCTGCTCGACGCGGACGGCGAGCTGACGCCGGCCGGTGCGGAGCTGCGCCGGGACATCGAGGCCAGGACGGACCGCCTCGACCGGGCTCCCTACGAGCACCTGGGCGCCGCCGGGGTCGAACGGCTCACCGAGATCGCGAAGGGCCTGCTGATGACCGCCTTCGCCGCCGGCGCGTTCCCGGAGGGAATGACCGGCAAGGGCTGA